One window of Brachybacterium ginsengisoli genomic DNA carries:
- a CDS encoding ribose-5-phosphate isomerase, with translation MALKIIVGGDNAGFGYKEEFKALLEADDRVESVVDVGVGSADDGTYYPNVAVAAAEKVAAGEADRALLICGTGLGVAIAANKVSGIRAVTAHDLYSVQRSVLSNNAQVLCMGQRVIGLESAKELIKVWLDLEFDPNSSSAAKVDAICAYDGSLEQA, from the coding sequence ATGGCACTGAAGATCATCGTCGGCGGCGACAACGCAGGTTTCGGCTACAAGGAGGAGTTCAAGGCGCTCCTCGAGGCCGACGACCGCGTCGAGTCCGTGGTCGACGTCGGCGTCGGCTCGGCCGATGACGGCACCTACTACCCCAACGTCGCCGTCGCCGCGGCCGAGAAGGTCGCCGCCGGCGAAGCCGACCGCGCCCTGCTCATCTGCGGCACCGGCCTGGGCGTCGCGATCGCGGCGAACAAGGTCTCCGGCATCCGCGCCGTCACCGCGCACGACCTCTACTCCGTGCAGCGCTCCGTGCTCTCGAACAACGCGCAGGTGCTCTGCATGGGCCAGCGCGTGATCGGCCTCGAGTCCGCGAAGGAGCTCATCAAGGTGTGGCTGGACCTCGAGTTCGACCCGAACTCCTCCTCCGCCGCCAAGGTCGACGCGATCTGCGCCTACGACGGCTCGCTCGAGCAGGCCTGA